The following are encoded together in the Cicer arietinum cultivar CDC Frontier isolate Library 1 chromosome 2, Cicar.CDCFrontier_v2.0, whole genome shotgun sequence genome:
- the LOC101490448 gene encoding RING-H2 finger protein ATL43-like: MGGAPSLNPFSFTFFPFFPIVVVTVTTTLILIASADQDHDSKENGGIPALEDDNGAATSSPPPLSSTTSHKQKKFASKPSTAVIIGILTTIVSITLLILLYIKHCSKGNVNMFNNNATDANPNAETNLQDRKNSGIERTVVEALPAFKFGSLRGQKNGLECAVCLNGFEDPEVLRLLPKCNHAFHVECVDMWLGEHSTCPLCRYKVDPDDVIIPPRRITEEESSSSNVESGRVTNNTNIPENSETSSKLSWDRDSNSNNINLRDIRSDGGMGEHKLEHRIIVSPTSCSGVQQRWSNIERCDMLYLTSDGIISENLSSAMNNRDRGKRRMVEHNRDIIDDEMENGLGGGKRYLRSVSEMTGIRRFMSSDRERRGGREEQERQREGAVLRWLNWISKSKSPRVTS; the protein is encoded by the exons ATGGGTGGTGCACCTTCTCTCAACCCATTCAGTTTCACATTTTTCCCTTTCTTCCCCATCGTCGTTGTCACCGTCACCACCACGCTAATTCTAATTGCAAGTGCTGATCAAGATCACGACTCAAAAGAAAATGGAGGAATCCCCGCTCTCGAAGACGACAATGGCGCCGCTACATCGTCACCGCCGCCACTATCATCGACTACAAGTCACAAGCAAAAGAAATTTGCTTCCAAACCTAGTACGGCAGTAATAATAGGCATTTTAACGACAATAGTTTCCATCACATTGCTCATACTTCTCTATATCAAACACTGCTCCAAAGGAAATGTAaatatgtttaataataatGCTACCGACGCAAATCCCAACGCGGAAACAAATTTGCAAGATAGGAAGAACTCCGGAATCGAGCGTACAGTTGTGGAAGCGTTGCCGGCTTTCAAATTTGGTTCATTGAGAGGCCAAAAAAACGGACTCGAATGCGCAGTTTGTCTCAACGGATTTGAGGATCCTGAGGTACTCAGGTTATTACCAAAATGCAACCACGCTTTCCACGTGGAATGTGTCGACATGTGGTTAGGCGAACATTCCACGTGTCCACTTTGTCGATATAAGGTAGACCCTGACGACGTTATTATTCCTCCGCGAAGAATCACAGAGGAAGAATCATCGTCGTCAAATGTTGAAAGTGGGAGAGTTACTAATAATACAAATATTCCCGAGAATAGTGAAACGTCGTC GAAGTTATCTTGGGATAGggatagtaatagtaataatattaatttaagagaTATAAGGAGTGATGGTGGTATGGGAGAGCATAAGTTGGAGCACCGTATAATTGTGTCCCCAACTTCATGTAGTGGGGTCCAGCAACGATGGAGTAATATTGAGAGATGTGATATGCTTTACTTAACCTCAGATGGAATCATAAGTGAAAATTTGTCTTCAGCAATGAATAATAGAGACAGAGGAAAGAGAAGAATGGTGGAGCATAATCGAGATATTATTGATGACGAGATGGAGAATGGTTTAGGTGGTGGTAAGAGGTATTTAAGAAGTGTATCAGAGATGACAGGGATTAGGAGATTTATGAGTAGTGATAGAGAACGTCGTGGTGGTCGAGAAGAACAAGAGAGACAAAGGGAGGGAGCAGTTTTAAGGTGGTTGAATTGGATTTCCAAGTCAAAATCACCAAGAGTTACTTCATAG